Part of the Paludisphaera borealis genome, CGGGTTGTGGTCGCGGCCGTCGCCTTTCTCGGACATCGGCGTGCGGCCGAACTCGCCCCCCCAGACGACCAGCGTGTCGTCGAGCAGGCCCCGACGCTTGAGGTCCTTGATCAGGCCGGCGACCGGCTTGTCGGTGCTCCGGCAGATCGCGCCGTGGTTCTTTTCGATGTCTTGATGCGAGTCCCATCGCGAGCCGGCGCCGCAGTAAAGCTGAACGAACCGCACCCCGCGCTCGACCAGGCGGCGGGCGAGCAGGCAGTTGCGGCCGTTGTTCTCGGTGGCCGGGTCGTCGAGGCCGTAGAGGGTGCGGGTCTCGGCGGACTCGTCGTCGAGGTCGACGGCCGCCGGGGCTTCGGCCTGCATCCGGAAGGCCAGCTCGAAGCTTTGAATCCGGGCGTCCAGCTCGGTCTGGTCGAACCGAGTCTCCAGGTGGCGGCGGTTGAGCCGGTCCAGCAGCGTGAGCTTCGCCTGCTGGCGGTCGGCGGCGATGGTCGCGGGAGGCAAGAGGTTGGGGATCGGCTCGGCGCCTCCTCCGATCCGCGTCCCCTGGTAGACCGCGGGCATGAAGCCGGCGCCCCAGTTCCGCGGCCCCCCGGCGACGGTCGACCGGGCGTTGTCCTGGATCACGACGAAGGCGGGGAGGTTCTGATTCTCGGTCCCCAGGCCGTACGACGCCCAGCTTCCCAGCGAGGGCCGGCCGCTCAGCGTCGAGCCGGTGTTCATCTGGGTCACGCCGCCGACGTGGTTGAGCCCGTTCGACCAGCACGAACGGATGATCGCCAGGTCGTCGACGCACTCCGTGATATGCGGCAGCCAGTCGGAGACCCACGCGCCGCTCTCGCCGTACTGCTTCCACTTGCGGCGCGAGGGGAGGATCGGCGAATAGAACTCGCCCATGGGCGTGATCACCGGCTTGAAGGCCGCCGGCATCCGCTGGCCCGCCAGCTTGTTCAGGAGCGGCTTGGGATCGAACAGGTCGATCTGGCTGGGGCCCCCTTCCATGAACAGAAAGATCACGCTCTTGGCCGTCGCCGGACGTCGCCACGACGGATCGCTCGCGCCCGCGCCGCCGACCGGCCTGGCGAGGATCTCGCCCGCCTGGCTGTCGCGGCTCAGCAGCTCGAACAGGGGCAACGCGCCGAAGCCGGCGCCGGCCCGTATCAGCCAGTCGCGCCTTGAAAGCGGGAGTACGCGATGCGCGGGGGGGCCGGACTCGCCTGAGATCACGTCGTGGTCGCTCACGGCCGGCCCCTTTCCCGTCAATCGACGTAGAGGAACTCGTTGGAATTCAGGAGCACGTGGCAGTAGTCGACGAGGGCCTCGCGCGGGTCGGGACGCCGCAGGAACGCCAGGCCGTCGGCCAGTTCGTCGG contains:
- a CDS encoding DUF1501 domain-containing protein; amino-acid sequence: MSDHDVISGESGPPAHRVLPLSRRDWLIRAGAGFGALPLFELLSRDSQAGEILARPVGGAGASDPSWRRPATAKSVIFLFMEGGPSQIDLFDPKPLLNKLAGQRMPAAFKPVITPMGEFYSPILPSRRKWKQYGESGAWVSDWLPHITECVDDLAIIRSCWSNGLNHVGGVTQMNTGSTLSGRPSLGSWASYGLGTENQNLPAFVVIQDNARSTVAGGPRNWGAGFMPAVYQGTRIGGGAEPIPNLLPPATIAADRQQAKLTLLDRLNRRHLETRFDQTELDARIQSFELAFRMQAEAPAAVDLDDESAETRTLYGLDDPATENNGRNCLLARRLVERGVRFVQLYCGAGSRWDSHQDIEKNHGAICRSTDKPVAGLIKDLKRRGLLDDTLVVWGGEFGRTPMSEKGDGRDHNPYGFTMWMAGGGIKPGVTVGATDDAGLHAIEDRLHVHDLHATILHCLGADHSKLIYRHQGRPERPTVNEGRVCRKLLA